Proteins co-encoded in one Strix uralensis isolate ZFMK-TIS-50842 chromosome 2, bStrUra1, whole genome shotgun sequence genomic window:
- the STYXL2 gene encoding serine/threonine/tyrosine-interacting-like protein 2 yields the protein MASSRDSDSEQAVPHDEEDEGQDVKAVQAHYLRSPSPSRYSLISDTDTESIFMEPIHLSSAVAAKQIINEELKTKDTNEESVCPRMLESARQLMVEDLYNRVKEKIDDTSLFNTPCVMDLQRALVKDRLETPRDAVDEVWPNVFIAEKSVAVNKSRLKRLGITHVLNAAHGTGVYTGAGFYNGLNIQYLGIEVDDFPDMDISKHFRPAAEFLDEALLTYRGKILVSSEMGISRSAVLVAAYLMIYHHMTILEALMTLRKKRAIYPNDGFLKQLRDLNEQLLEERELEHTGDEEVTPSQSPVAHAGTSSQLSGVEDSESIMGAKAHSITVEEEDTSSLLGSLMSSSSVGKTSRVSKHSTLISEEEEEQLYEEWRKKQGLPAKEPGGNHGRRTSPKLPDQEGEQSEEDVEQRIHDWQCRNEKYQMDGPPREEDGDSSMGGRPYPTGEFSDVESVSSFEIRTLKQQVEASSFSRMRRSRTGSMSSESTWDMWNQRLLEVEKEAAQRYHSKNKNCGERQSPETGRKERDVDEESVFSDSSSFYNFCQKNKDKLTPLERWKVKRIQFGFHKKDLEPSSSSAPSPAEDGSQADGEETEGKSLSDINLTAYQAWKTKRQKKVGSESKEEFVEFAKSEDFASAKKKQRRVELLERSKKILEESQSMCSWETDSMMSGSIPLSAFWPSAPSASGAEDAASALSMQTNHSSLSQTRSSTGAMQPSIPVPNLPVGPGDTISMASIQNWIANVVSETIAQKQNEIMMLSRPSSAVASSIMSGDLGRRVDDDKVSLLSAQSGSSLATSHLRQQNLHRAESQSVLSCNTSVSARTDGTSSNMKTTQTSKPLYSLFADEVDLKKLRRKEKEMQMEMREKMTDYQIEKVIRDNKRSTLFKKKMTKGDENEIEDDRESTTNSHRRPLQADLDRTDTVFDLSSQPANTGAPKSEMETDITKWLSGLKAEREPPSYYDQSEKAREKYSRSSKVREMDSETSSYRFSRSQREELDSCSSYESTGDSLRTMSRFSSASAKEDKKMYKFTRSRVSETSSREKSPELHAFSRTPEPSFDSESPEPSTQSRVRCHHVEACEEEARSDMSEFGAKRKFTQSFSKSEEGGQKEAKVEQSEERFASRQFSQYRRSTRKEEEEEMDDDAIIAAWRSRLEETTAKLRRRREE from the exons ATGGCCAGCAGCAGAGATTCAGACAGCGAGCAGGCGGTGCCGCATGATGAGGAGGACGAGGGACAGGACGTGAAGGCCGTGCAGGCCCACTATCTCCGCAGCCCCTCGCCCAGCCG GTATTCACTGATATCGGACACCGATACAGAGAGCATCTTCATGGAGCCAATCCATCTGTCATCTGCTGTGGCTGCCAAACAAATAATCAATGAAG AACTGAAGACAAAGGACACCAATGAAGAGTCAGTGTGTCCCAGGATGTTAGAATCTGCACGGCAGCTGATGGTGGAAGACCTGTACAACCGAGTTAAGGAAAAGATTGATGACACCAGCTTGTTTAACACGCCGTGTGTGATGGACTTGCAGAGGGCACTTGTGAAAGACAGGCTGGAGACCCCCAGGGATGCTGTGGATGAAGTCTGGCCTAATGTCTTCATAGCAGAAAA aagtgTTGCAGTGAACAAAAGCCGTTTGAAGAGGCTGGGGATCACGCACGTCTTGAACGCAGCTCATGGTACAGGTGTATACACAGGAGCAGGGTTCTACAACGGTCTGAATATCCAATACCTGGGCATTGAAGTGGATGATTTTCCAGATATGGATATTTCCAAACACTTCCGCCCAGCTGCAGAGTTCCTTGACGAAGCACTGCTGACTTACAGGG GCAAAATCCTTGTCAGCAGTGAAATGGGAATCAGTCGCTCAGCTGTGCTCGTGGCTGCTTACCTGATGATCTACCACCATATGACCATTCTGGAGGCTCTGATGACTCTGAGAAAGAAGCGTGCCATTTACCCCAACGATGGCTTTCTGAAACAGCTAAGGGACCTCAATGAGCAATTGTTGGAGGAACGAGAGTTGGAGCATACTGGAGATGAAGAAGTAACTCCTAGTCAAAGTCCTGTTGCCCATGCAGGGACTTCTTCCCAGCTGTCTGGAGTTGAGGACTCAGAAAGCATCATGGGAGCCAAAGCCCACTCCATCACAGTAGAAGAAGAGGACACCAGCAGCCTGCTGGGTAGTCTTATGAGCTCTTCATCAGTGGGAAAAACTAGCCGGGTTTCCAAACATTCCACCCTCatcagtgaggaggaagaggaacagTTGTATGAGGAATGGAGGAAGAAACAAGGCCTGCCTGCAAAGGAACCAGGAGGTAACCATGGAAGAAGAACATCTCCAAAGCTTCCAGATCAGGAAGGAGAACAATCTGAGGAGGATGTGGAACAGAGGATCCATGACTGGCAGTGCAGAAATGAGAAATACCAAATGGATGGTCCACCCAGGGAGGAGGATGGAGATTCCAGCATGGGAGGAAGACCTTACCCAACAGGTGAATTCAGTGATGTTGAGAGTGTGAGCAGTTTTGAGATCCGAACCCTAAAACAACAGGTAGAAGCCAGTAGCTttagcaggatgaggaggagccGCACAGGCTCTATGTCTTCAGAGAGCACCTGGGACATGTGGAACCAGAGGCTTCTGGAGGTTGAGAAAGAAGCTGCTCAGAGGTATCATTCTAAGAATAAAAATTGTGGGGAGAGACAATCcccagaaacaggaagaaaggagagggatGTGGATGAAGAGAGTGTGTTTTCAGACAGTAGCTCCTTTTACAATTTCTGCCAGAAGAACAAAGACAAGTTGACTCCTTTAGAAAGGTGGAAGGTCAAGAGGATCCAGTTTGGCTTTCACAAGAAGGATTTAGAACCATCGTCATCTTCTGCACCATCTCCAGCAGAAGATGGCAGCCAGGCAGATGGGGAGGAGACAGAAGGGAAGAGTTTGTCAGATATTAACCTGACTGCTTACCAGGCTTGGAAAACGAAGCGGCAGAAGAAAGTGGGCAGTGAAAGCAAGGAGGAATTTGTGGAGTTTGCCAAAAGTGAGGATTTTGCTTCAGCTAAAAAGAAGCAGAGGCGTGTAGAGCTCCTTGAACGttcaaagaaaattttagaaGAAAGCCAGTCCATGTGCAGCTGGGAGACAGACAGTATGATGAGTGGGAGTATCCCACTGTCAGCTTTCTGGCCCTCGGCGCCTTCTGCAAGCGGTGCTGAGGATGCAGCTTCTGCACTGAGCATGCAGACAAATCATTCATCTTTATCGCAGaccaggagcagcacaggggcaATGCAGCCAAGTATACCTGTTCCCAATCTCCCAGTTGGCCCAGGTGACACGATATCCATGGCAAGCATTCAGAACTGGATTGCTAACGTGGTCAGTGAAACCATTGCTCAAAAGCAAAATGAGATCATGATGCTTTCCCGTCCATCGTCTGCAGTGGCCTCCAGCATAATGTCAGGAGACCTCGGCAGGCGTGTAGATGATGATAAGGTTTCTCTCCTCAGTGCTCAGAGTGGCTCGTCTCTTGCTACCTCTCACCTTCGCCAGCAGAACTTGCACAGGGCTGAGTCTCAGTCTGTCCTGTCTTGCAATACCTCAGTGAGTGCAAGGACAGATGGGACTAGTTCAAACATGAAGACAACACAGACAAGCAAGCCACTGTACAGCCTCTTTGCTGATGAAGTTGACCTAAAGAAActcaggaggaaggagaaggagatgcaaatggaaatgagagagaaaatgacaGATTATCAAATTGAAAAGGTGATCAGAGACAATAAACGCagcactttatttaaaaaaaagatgaccaaaggagatgaaaatgaaatagaaGATGACAGAGAGAGTACAACAAATAGCCACAGGCGCCCCTTGCAAGCAGATCTTGACAGAACTGATACAGTCTTTGATCTGTCCAGTCAACCTGCAAACACAGGTGCACCAAAGTCAGAGATGGAGACTGATATCACCAAGTGGCTCAGTGGcctgaaagcagaaagagaacCACCGTCATATTATGATCAAAGTGAGAAGGCTAGAGAGAAATATAGCAGATCATCCAAAGTTAGAGAGATGGATTCTGAAACATCCAGTTACAGATTCTCCAGATCCCAAAGAGAAGAGCTGGACAGCTGTTCTTCCTACGAGTCAACAGGAGATTCACTGAGAACCATGTCAAGATTTTCCTCAGCTTCTGCAAAAGAGGACAAAAAGATGTATAAGTTCACAAGGTCAAGAGTCAGTGAGACAAGTTCCAGAGAAAAGAGCCCAGAGCTGCACGCTTTCAGCCGAACACCTGAACCGTCCTTTGACTCTGAATCCCCTGAACCATCTACACAGAGTCGAGTTAGATGTCATCATGTGGAGGCGTGTGAAGAGGAGGCCAGGTCAGACATGTCAGAATTTGGAGCTAAGAGAAAGTTCACCCAGAGCTTTTCAAAGTCTGAAGAGGGTGGACAGAAGGAGGCAAAAGTGGAACAAAGTGAAGAAAGATTTGCATCTAGACAGTTCTCTCAGTACAGGCGAAGCACGcgtaaagaagaggaagaagagatggatGATGATGCCATTATCGCTGCTTGGAGAAGCCGACTAGAAGAAACTACGGCAAAGCTCCGGCGCAGAAGGGAAGAGTGA